The following coding sequences lie in one Silene latifolia isolate original U9 population chromosome 5, ASM4854445v1, whole genome shotgun sequence genomic window:
- the LOC141655467 gene encoding protein FAR1-RELATED SEQUENCE 9-like — protein sequence MDDMQIVEFNNEQDCCEDLPEVREHEFAEVMQNVGGDEICRIVERQFTPFVGQEFNDIEEAVKFCKMYTLACGFNVLRYTTKKWHDGAVKSKLLVCNREGFTYAKKLKTDVDGSLIRAVWADGIARRNYSVFGDAVSFDPTYSTNKYDMVFTPFTGIDNHKRSINFCGALLFRENEDYFDWVFKRFLVAMGEKEPKYIITDQDPGIIKTVKNVFKTARHRFCMWHIMNKVPVKYGCKTKDYPEFIKKLNAIIWDDELEPDEFDSRWGEIMKEHAVGKSAWFEEVYLKRRQWVMAHCRGLNMGSVMRTIQRSESENSFFKKFENNNGTLVEFWMHFESAIDQQRYTQKKTDNDNKHTSPKMVTQCPIERHGARVYTHATFNEFQEKVKMSTNGLGARGFTEGNEIELTKLQLKIIRVTRSTVYSYILSILRLHRVSLKIATQAYCRTYEATWSCRMFERAGILCRHIIWIYSSNGVQSIPESYVVQRWRMDALYSASDGKEVIDGKQIEITRLCSEIHETVGVLRGKAKDDIETLSNLIRDFREKLSPSTEELTKQQEIEQLLGCKASKEITILPPKHAKNKGSGKRMLSTKTKAEALLSKPKRICNNCKQMAHHDKRNSHNPFAERPQPPIESSSDEDEDEEEDDESSE from the exons ATGGACGATATGCAGATTGTTGAGTTCAACAATG AGCAGGATTGCTGTGAGGACTTACCAGAGGTAAGAGAACATGAATTTGCAGAAGTCATGCAAAATGTAGGTGGGGATGAAATTTGTAGGATTGTAGAAAGACAGTTTACACCATTTGTCGGGCAGGAGTTCAATGACATAGAGGAAGCTGTAAAGTTCTGTAAGATGTACACTCTTGCATGTGGTTTCAATGTGCTTAGATACACGACAAAGAAGTGGCATGACGGGGCCGTTAAGTCAAAACTTTTGGTTTGTAACCGAGAGGGATTTACATACGCAAAAAAG TTGAAGACAG ATGTCGATGGAAGCTTGATCAGGGCGGTATGGGCGGATGGTATTGCTCGAAGAAACTACTCTGTATTTGGTGATGCTGTGTCTTTCGATCCGACATACTCGACAAATAAGTATGACATGGTATTTACACCTTTCACGGGTATTGATAATCACAAACGTTCAATAAATTTTTGTGGTGCACTGCTTTTTAGGGAGAACGAGGATTATTTTGATTGGGTGTTCAAACGTTTTTTGGTGGCAATGGGTGAGAAGGAACCAAAATATATTATAACCGACCAAGATCCGGGTATTATAAAGACTGTCAAGAATGTTTTTAAGACGGCTAGGCATCGCttctgcatgtggcatataatgaacaaggttCCAGTCAAATACGGGTGTAAAACCAAAGATTATCCCGAATTTATAAAGAAGTTAAATGCCATAATCTGGGACGACGAACTTGAACCAGATGAATTTGACAGTCGCTGGGGCGAGATAATGAAGGAGCATGCCGTTGGTAAATCTGCTTGGTTTGAGGAAGTCTACCTTAAAAGGAGACAATGGGTGATGGCCCATTGTAGGGGCCTAAATATGGGAAGTGTTATGAGGACAATACAAAGATCGGAGAGTGAAAATAGTTTCTTTAAAAAGTTCGAGAACAACAATGGAACGTTGGTTGAATTTTGGATGCATTTTGAAAGTGCAATTGACCAACAAAGATATACTCAGAAGAAAACTGATAATGACAACAAGCATACGTCACCGAAAATGGTAACTCAATGTCCTATCGAGCGGCATGGAGCAAGAGTATACACACATGCCACATTCAATGAGTTCCAAGAAAAGGTAAAAATGTCGACAAATGGACTTGGTGCCAGGGGTTTTACCGAGGGGAATGAAATAGAGCTGACGAAG TTACAATTAAAGATCATTAGAGTCACGCGTAGTACAGTCTATAGTTACATTTTATCCATATTGCGGTTACACAGAGTATCGCTTAAAATTGCAACTCAAGCATATTGCA GAACATATGAGGCAACATGGTCGTGTAGAATGTTTGAAAGAGCTGGAATACTATGTAGGCACATCATTTGGATTTACTCAAGTAATGGTGTTCAATCAATACCGGAATCGTACGTGGTTCAAAGATGGAGAATGGATGCACTATACAGCGCCTCTGATGGGAAGGAAGTAATTGATGGAAAACAAATCGAAATAACAAGGTTATGCTCTGAGATACATGAAACTGTTGGAGTACTAAGGGGTAAAGCTAAGGATGATATTGAGACCTTGTCCAACTTAATTAGGGATTTTAGAGAGAAGCTGTCACCGTCTACGGAGGAATTGACTAAGCAACAAGAAATTGAACAACTACTGGGTTGTAAGGCCAGCAAGGAGATAACAATATTGCCTCCCAAACATGCGAAAAACAAAGGGAGTGGCAAAAGGATGTTGTCTACCAAGACAAAAGCCGAAGCATTGTTATCTAAACCGAAACGGATATGCAATAATTGCAAGCAAATGGCACACCACGACAAGAGAAACAGCCACAACCCGTTTGCGGAGCGCCCACAACCACCTATTGAATCATCTTCGGATGAAGACGAGGATGAGGAAGAGGATGACGAATCTTCTGAGTAG